GAGGAGTGCGTGAAGAGCGAGATCGCtcggagcgccgcggaggaggcgGGGAAGAAGGCCCGTGAGGACCTCGAGGCAGAGCGAATCCGTTCTCGCAGTCTTTCTGACGACGTAGACCGTCTGAAGATAATGCTGTTGGAGAAGGAGGGAGCCATCCTACAGGCGGGTAAGATGATCGAGGACCTGCAGGTCGAAAATTCAGATCTGGCTCGTTCCTAtaaggagatcgagagggccaacaccgactTGGTTGGTGAGAACACGGCTCTCGAAGAAAGGATCCGCGGTAAGTATGATCTGGCTTTCGTGTTTCCTTTTGCTGGGTTTTTCTCTCGTGCTATCTAACTCTCCCGTATCTATCTTTGTAGGGCTCAAGGATGATCTCCTGGCCACCCAGGTCGACGCTCGCTCCACTAAGgttcagctcgagggggaggtcgctctAACTAGTCAACTAAGGACTGCGATAAGTGACCtttcggcctcctgggagctcaaACCTgcagatgagtcgagggaggtggctcgaggagatgcactggtcgaccagttgtgctacttaGGTGCCACGCTGACggatcgagtgcgggacgcccttcataccgGGGTGAAGCGAGTGATGGCAGTcatctgctcgggcttctcctatgacatggaggtagtgtcccacggcttcgtcactgaTATTTCCAAGATCGATgtcgagaacgaggagaggctccatgccttgatcgatgacgcAGAGGTCCCTCGGGAAAGGTTGGCGAAGCTGTTCGAGACAGAGGTacttcctcccgag
This portion of the Sorghum bicolor cultivar BTx623 unplaced genomic scaffold, Sorghum_bicolor_NCBIv3 super_2681, whole genome shotgun sequence genome encodes:
- the LOC110431582 gene encoding uncharacterized protein LOC110431582, with protein sequence MVAVEEKKEREAALAKARETSKKAEEEGRAVAELDKEKSLLKSELASAREAYRELKEECVKSEIARSAAEEAGKKAREDLEAERIRSRSLSDDVDRLKIMLLEKEGAILQAGKMIEDLQVENSDLARSYKEIERANTDLVGENTALEERIRGLKDDLLATQVDARSTKVQLEGE